TTGCCTTGTTATTTTTATTGACTAAATTATTTTTTAACGTCAATGCAATGCCTCTTACTGAGTTAAATCTCACCCACTATTATTTGTAATGAAACAAACAAAATGTCAGTCAGCCCTGTGTCAGAAAGGGCTTGAGCGGGTACTTGAGCGGGTATGAATTAATTTGCTCCTTTTAAGCTTTTTTCAGCCACAACCAAATAAGCATAAATTTAAATTATTTTAACATCCACCTCAAGTATTACAACGGAAGATGAGCCTATTCTAGGTTTTTTACACATTAATTAAACTTAAATTTGAGATGACAAAAATTAAAGATAAGAAAATTATGACGGTTAATGGGTATCAATTTTAAAACTAACGGCCTTTTCTGATTAAAAGTGATTAATTTATTTTCTAACCGATAAGGTTTGCCCCTTGTTTAAATAGCAACTGAATTAATCTCATCAATCTATATTAATAAATAGTTAGGTAAAATAATGAAATATATTAAGGTTTTTAATCGTCTCATTTTCAGTAGTTTATTTTTAATATTTTCGACTCAGGTCATGGCAATAAACTGGCAAGCGGAGTGGATTTGGACACCGCAAAAAATTGGCAAACCAAACTCTTGGGTGGCTCTGCGCAAAGAGGTTAATGTTGAAGAATTAAGCGATACAGCCACCGCCTATATCAGCGCCGATACCAAATATTGGTTGTGGATCAATGGTGAAATGGTCGTGTTTGAAGGCAGTTATACTGGCGGGCCATCACCTGTTAAAGCTTCTCCTCGAGTCGATAGTTTCCCAATCGCGTCTAATAAATATTACGACGAAGTCGATATCAGCGAGTATTTAAAACCGGGTAAAAACACCATTGCTGCTTTAGGTTGGTATTACGGCGCCAATGGCGATAAAGGCACGCATATCTCTGCTAGAATCGCTGGTTTTATTTTTCAAGCTAAGGTCGGTGAACAAACTATAATTTCAGATGCCTCTTGGAAAGCTAAAGAACACAATGCATACCAACCTGTGGAGAAAGAAAAACACCGTCGGGTTGCCGCATGGAGTGTTAAATATGATGCCCGAAAAGACATGAATGACTGGAGTGATCAGGCTTGGTACATGCCAGGTTATGACGACTCAGCATGGAAACCGGCCAAAAGCATGCATCGTCCACCACGAGCCCCTTTTTATGAACTATATCCAAGTGAAATTCCAATTTTAAATGATTATGGTTTAGCCAATTGTAGCAATTTCCCAGATTCAGCTTTCCCTTTTGTCAGCGACGGAAAAAAAATTAAATGTAAGTTAGATTTTAATAAAAACATCACCCCATATTTTGATATTGAAGCGGACGCTGGCTTAAATATTCATATCAAATCTAATATGCGTTTAAATACCATTCAAACCGACTACACCACCAAACAAGGTCGACAGCAGTTTGAATCTTTGTCTTGGATGAACGCTCGCATTATCGAATATACCATTCCAAAAGGCGTTAAAGTGCATGGCTTAAAATATCGCTGGACGGGTGTGGGTGCAACTCCCGGTCATTTTGAGTCTGACGATGATTGGTACTCACGCATTTGGCAAATGGCAGAGAACACTTTATACATTTGTGCCCGTGATAATTTTATGGACACACCGGATAGAGAGCGCGGTTTATGGATTGGTGATGTTGCCGACCAAGCCAGTTATTTATTCTATTCAATGGATAAACCCGGTCGCGATTTATTGAAAAAAGCCATTAAAGTGACCATGGCTTTTAGTGATTCTGAATCAGGTATTTTCGCGGGTTTAGGTCCGGGCCGTTTCCGCGAATTACCAGCGCAAAGCCTGCAATTTATTGAGCAAGGGATTTGGCATTATTACTACAACACCGGCGATTTAGAAACGCTTGAATACGCATATCCGTATGTACATAAGTATCTAGAACTTTGGGGCATTAAAGATAATGGTTTAGCCACGTTTAGAAGTGGTGCATGGAAATGGACCGACTGGGGCCCGCAAGACACCATTGATTACGATGTAATTCAAAATGCGCTTTATTACAGTGCCTTAGTATCTGCACGTAAAATGGCAAAAGCGCTGGGTGATGACACTCATATTGCCATGTATGACCAGCGCATTGACTCTATTAAAGCCGCTTATCAAAAATACTACTGGCAAGATGGTTTCTATAGCAGTAAACCAAACAAACTAAAAGATGACAGAGCCAACGCTATTGCTATTTTATTTGGTTTAGCCAAACCAGAACAGTACCAACAAATTGTTGATAACGTTTTAGTACCAAATCATTTTGCCAGCCCACATTTTGAATGGATGGTTTATAACGCCATGGCAATAGCGGGTCGTTATGACGATGCTTTAGCTCGAATGAAGACCCGCTACGCCAAGCAAGTAAATAATCCAGCATTATCTACTTTGGCTGAGTATTTACCTAGCGGCGGCACTGAAAACCACGCCTGGAATGCACCGGCGACTGTACTAAGTCAATATATTGCGGGGATTGCGCCTACCTCGGTGGCGTGGAAAACCTTTGACATCAAGCCGAATATGGCCCACATGAAACAAATAAAACAATTAGTTCCAAGTGTGCAAGGTGATATTGATTTTGAAATTAGCCGCAGCTCGGATGACATTAAAATTTCATTAAGCTCGCCTAAAGGCACAACCGCTGTTGTTGGTATTCCAAAACAATATTTTGAGATTGATGAAGTGACGGTAAATCAACAAAAAGTTTGGACTAAAAATAAGTCTTTCTGGTCAAAAGCAAAACCGATTGATGGCGTTAAATTTATCAATGCGGATGATAAATATCTGAACTTTGAGGTCACTGGCGGTCAGTGGCAAATTGAAGCTAAAAAATAATATCTGGTATTTAAGTGAATCAAGCTTTCTCAAACTCAAAGCTGGTTCAAGGAAATTAAAAGGCCATGCATAAGCTGACTATATATGGCCTTTTCATAAAGCTTTAAAACAACCTTTATAAAACCATCAGCTAATAACAATGGGGCATGATTGAAAGGCTAAGCCTGAATCATAATAAAATTAATGGGTCTATCAATGAAAAACAATTCTAACTCGCTGACGACTATTTTTAGAAAAAAGTTAGGGATAAGCCTGAGTGTAACCACTTTAAGTTTGCTTAGTGCATGCAACAATACCGGTGTGCAACAATCTGATCCAACAACAGAAACATTGGTTGAATCAAAACCGGTTCAACAAGCCAATGACGCTTTTTATCAAGCCCCGGCGGATATCCTTAAACAAAACTTTAAATCGCCGCCTGAGCAAGTTAAACCTTGGGTTTATTGGTATTGGATAAGCGACCATATTTCTAAAACTGGCATTGAAAAAGATTTAGCCGCAATGCAAAAAGCCGGCATTAATACGGCGTTAATCGGCATTGTTCACCTAAATGGTGAACAAGGTGATGTGAAAGCCTTAACCGACCCATGGTGGGATCACGTACGTTTTGCCATCAAAAAGGCTGCAGGCTACAACATTGATATTGGTTTATTTAATTCACCCGGTTGGAGTCAGTCGGGTGGCCCTTGGGTCGACTTAGATAAATCAATGCGTTATCTGGACAACCAGGAGTTTCAGGTTGCTGGCCCACAACAATTTTCAATGACTTTGCCAGCGCCGGGCGCAAAAGGCATGTCGGGTGAATATTATCAGGATGTGAAAATCGTCGCGTTTAAAACGCCCACTTATGAAAAAAATCGATTAACGCCAAATAATAGCCAAATTACAATAAGCAACCCGGCTACACAAAAGGCGTTAGTTCAACAGGATTTAACTGCTTTATTTGATAATAAAACATCAACCAGTTATCACCTGCCTGATGCTGTCTTAAAGCATAATGGCAAAGGGCCGAGAGGTGGCCGGTTACAAGTTGATTTTCAGCCAAGTCAAACGTTTCAGGCCCGCAGCTTAGAGCTTTACCCTCACAAGAGTTTTAGAACTCAAGTCACTTTGTCGGCTAAAAACGCTGCCGGACAATTTGAAGAGATAAGAACATTTGAAATGCAACGTCCGCGGGATATGGCAGCCATAGGCCCAGATCACGATGCGCCTATCGTAGTCACTTTTCCTGCTATCGAGTCTAGCCACTTTCGTTTAACCTTTAATGGTTTTCATCTGGGGCGTAAAAAAAACAAAGATGAGCCAATTGGTTTTAAAGAAATCTCATTATCTACAGCTTACAAACTTGAACGTTATCAAGAAAAGAAATTGGCAAAAGTATTTCCCAATCCCATGCCAAAATTTGATACTTACCAATGGCCATTATCAACGCCGATTGATCATCCACAATTATTAGTTCAAGGCTCTGAAGTAGTTGATATTACTGAATTTTCCAAAAACGGTGAGCTGAATTGGCAAGTTCCTAAAGGTGACTGGACCATTGTTCGTTATTTTATGCGCCCTACCGGCACCAAAAATAGCCCATCAAGCAAACCGGCTCAAGGGCCAGAAATTGATAAACAAAGTAAAAAAATTGCCCAATATCACTTCGATGCCTACATAGGTAAATTTTTATCCTCCATGCCAGCTGAAGATCGCACCGCATTAAAATATGCCGTGGTCGATAGTTACGAAAAAGGTGCTCAAAACTGGACCGACGGTTTTGCTGAAAAATTTAAGCAGCGCTATGGTTACGATCCAATTCCCTATTTACCGGTTTACAGCGGCCGTGTAGTTAATAGCGTGGAACACAGTGAGCGTTTTTTATGGGACATACGACGTTTAGTCGCCGACAACGTTGCCTATGAATATACCGCAGGCCTTAGAGAAAGAGCCAATGAAAATGGTTTAAAACTTTGGTTAGAAAATTATGGTCATTGGGGTTTCCCCGCTGAGTTTTTACAATACGGTGGACAAGCTGATATTGTCAGCGGCGAGTTTTGGGCAAGTGGTGATTTAGGCGCAATAGAATTAAAAGCCGCCTCATCAGCGGCTCATATTTATGGCCAAAAAACCGTGATGTCAGAATCTTTTACGTCAGGCCGTGATACCAGCTTTAAAAATCATCCGTGGAATTTTAAAAAACGCGGTGATTGGTCGTTTGTTGAAGGCGTAAACCACACCCTTTTACACGTTTATATCCATCAAGCGTACGACGAACGTTTTCCGGGCGTAAATGCCTGGTTTGGCTCTGAGTTTAACCGCAACAATACCTGGTTTGATTATATGGGCAGCTGGTTAAATTACATCAAACGCGCCAATTATATGATGCAGCAAGGCAAGTATGTCGCTGATATTATGTATTTTATTGGTGAAGATGCGCCAAAAATGACAGGTGAAATAAACCCTGCCTTGCCTGCAGGTTATTCGTATGACTTTATAAATGCCGAAGTCATATTAGAGCGTTTAAGCTTCGCCGATGGTTATTACCAACTTCCGGATGGCATGCGTTTTAAACTGTTAGTTTTACCTAATTTAGAAACGATGCGCCCTGCTGTGCTGGCAAAAATTGCGCAATTGGTAGAACAAGGCGGCGCAGTTTATGGCCCTAAGCCTAAGCGTTCACCAAGTTTAGAGAACTACCCACAAAGTGATAAACGTGTGCAGGAATTAGCTAACACTTTATGGCAAAACATAGACGGTAAACAGACAACGCAAGCTCGATACGGCAAAGGTTCTGTCTTTTACCAGCAAGCTCAAGATGTCAAAGGTGCTAACGCTGAAACGATCGATTTAGGCGTAATTTTAGATCAATTAAACACACCAGCTGATTTAAGTGGTTTACCAAAAAAGGTCATATGGAGCCATCGCAGTAGCGATACGCACGATATTTATTTTATTGCCAACCAATCAGAACAGGTGCTCAGCATTAACCCAAGTTTCCGCACGACAGCTCACCAAGGTCAGCCTCAGTATTTTAATGCTGTGACCGGTGATATTTCAGACATTGCTCAGTTTAAAAAGGCTAATGGCCGTATTGAGATACCAATGCAGCTAAATGAACTGGAATCACGTTTTATCGTGTTTGAAAAACAACCATCCGCTCAAAGTCACACCCTTGGCAAACAAAATATTCACCAAGTAAACCACGACGGTAAAGCTGTTTTGTTAGCAAGTCAATTTGATAAGCAAGGCAACCGTATTATTGAAGTGAGCAAAAACGGGGCTTACCAAATCATCAATCAGGATGGCAGCGAGCAAACAGTATCAGTTGCCGATTTGCCTGAAGTGATAACGTTAGACCAACCTTGGCAGCTAACCTTTCAAGAAAACCGTGATGTACCAAGCAGTTTAACCTTAGACAAGTTAACCTCATTAACTGAGCTAAAACCGGTCGCTTTGCAGCATTATTCGGGCAGCATTCAGTATCAAACAAGCTTTAATTTAAGCCCAGAAATGTTACGGGATAATCAACAACTGCAACTGGATTTAGGCGAAGTTGGCGTCATAGCGCGTGTGAATATTAACGGTAAAGATTTAGGGGATTTATGGAGCCGGCCTCTGACCGTTAACATTAATGACGCAGTAAAAGCCGGTATCAACACCCTAACCATTGATGTGGCGACTACTTGGTTAAACCGTATTATTGGTGATTTAAAATATCCGGAGCAATTCCCAGAAAGCAACAAAGCTAAAAGCTTCAAAACCGACATTACCTTTGAGGGAACCATCAAGAAAAACGCCGCACTACAGCGTTCGGGGTTAATCGGACCGGTGCAACTTAAAGCGATTCGTCAGGTGAAGCTATAGCCACCTAAAATAAGCAGGATAACCACTATTTTGGCGCAAGTGACGCTGTTGGTTATCCTGTTTTTCACCATCAAAAACTAGTGAACCCATTAACATCTACTTTTTCAGGAAAATAATCCTAATGCATTACCTCAATAAAACAGCAGCCACAGCGATATTACTCTTAAGTTGTATTTTCATGGCCTCCTGCTCTACTTCATTAGCACCAGAAAGTGTTAACGATGACGATATAATTAAAAGCCAGCCTTATTCGTTTGAATCTTTATATCAACAGCAAGGTATTGATCAATCATGGCAACAATTATTGCAAACCGACGACCTAAAACCGCTTGGCACCCATACAAGGCACGGTTCTTTGGGCGCGGAGGTTGATATTAATAATCAACTTATTGAAACTGGCCCATATGCCAATACCCCGATCGATGCAGTGAAAAGGGATATGCGTTTGCATACCTTAGGGCATCCGGCACTGGATAGTAAAGACTTTGCCAAGTGGTCTCGTTGGTATCAGGAAGACGGCAATACCCAAATATTTCGATTATTTAAAGACGAAGTTAATACCTCAAATAAACGAAAAAATGCCGCTAGGGTAGAAACTTTTATCCCGAGTCAACGCTGGTTACCTCAGCTCGGTGTAGTACGTGAATTTGGCGCACGTTTTACCGTATTAAAGTCAGGCGGTTGTGTCGCCCCCCACTATTGTTCAATTTTCCAAGCGAAAGGCAATAACGTTGATCATTGGTCGGTGATGTTACGAGTCGATAGTGACGGTGCATTATGGTTTTATCCTCGCGAAGATTTATCGAAACGACAATTGATATCAAAAAATGCCATTGGCCGCCCCTTTGATATGAAGGTATTAGATGATGGCTTAAATTATGAAATGTTCATCGACGGCCAATCAGTTGGCACAGGTCAGTGGCAACGTACTAAAGAAATTGGTTTTCGTTGGGGGATTTATGTTGGCCGCTCAGCAGTACCTGAAGACATCATTGTTTTGGTGACTGGCGCTTCAATGAAATAGGCATATCAGGCTGGCACGGTATCAAAGTGAGTGCCTGTTATGGGAGCCGCTTAGCTGTTCCCAGTTTTTCTTACGGCACAATAAAATAAATAGGTTAATCATGATGAACACCTTAATATTTAATACATTTTTAAAATTAAAACCACTTGGGTTGCTATGCCTTTTTTAGTGATAAGTGCATGTTCATTTAGCGGCATATACAATAACAGCTCAGGCAATTCTCAAGCTGCTACTGCCCCTATCACACTTAAAGTGGGTGAAGGTTTTGTGGATCCTATTGGTTATTATGAATCAATACCTCGTTTTTCTTGGCAAATTGACCCAACGGCAAGTTATAAATTTCAACAAGCATTTCAAATTCAAATGGCATCGTCTGTCTCAAAGATTGCAGATGCTGATTTATGGGATAGTTTAAAACAACAATCATCAGCTAACGCTTGGATAAAATATCAAGGTAAACCACTGTCATCAAGTCAAAAAGTCTACTGGCGCGTTCGTATTTGGGATGAAGACAATCAGGTTTCTAATTGGAGCAAACCAGCGACTATTGAATTAGGGTTATTGTCTAATCACGACTGGCAAGGCAAGTGGATCCGTCATCCAGAAACAGGTGATACGGTCACATTTGATGTATCCGATAATAAAACGAAAGAAGTTAAAACAGTAACAAACAAAGTTTATCGTCCACAATATTTAAGACGGTCTTTTACAACCCACGACAATACCAACTTAGAAAAGACAGAAATTAAACCTAGCATCAAACAAGTACGTTTATACATTACCTCAAAAGGTATTTTTAACGCTTATGTGAATGGTCAAAAAGTTTCAGAAGATGTGATGACCCCAGGTTGGACACCATATAAACAGCGGATTGAAACCTTAACCTATGATGTTACTTCGCTGGTTAATTTAGGTACAAATGTACTCGCGGCCACCGTAGCCGAGGGCTGGCATACCGGACGTTACTTAAAGTTAAGAGCATTAAAAGTCGAACCTTCAGCCTTATTAGCACAGCTTGAAATTACCTATAGCGATGGCACATCGCAAATAGTAACAACAGCTCAAAACTGGCAAGTGACACTTAACGGCCCTATTCGCTCGGCGGGTAATTGTGATGGCGAAACTTATGACGCTAATTACGAAATGTCGGGGTGGAATACGGTTGATTTTAACGCTAATGACTGGAATACAGTTATCACCGAAAACATCGAACCACACGTTGCGCTAGCGCCTAAACGCCACCAAGCGGCAGCGATAAAATTAACCATACCAGCACAAGAAATTGTTGAGGTAGCTAATCCAAAACCCGGAGTGGTGGTGTTTGATATGGGGCAAAACATGCTGGGCGTGCCTGAATTATCATTGCCTGGTATTGCTAATCAAAAAATGACCTTTCGTTTTGCTGAAGCTCTACATAAAAATACCTTTTATACTAAAAATTTACGTACCGCAAAAGCAACAGACTACTATACGCCCGCTAAATCAGGCCAAATCAATTATATTCCTACTTTTACCTTTCATGGTTATCGATATGTCGAAATCTCAGGCTTTGATCAATCTAAAACACCTGAGTTAAGTTGGGTGAAGGGTCGAGTATTACATTCAAACTTTATTGTAAATGCCAATTTTAAAAGCGCTCATGCTAAGCTGAATAAACTCTCTAAAAATGTGGTTTGGGGCCTCCGCGGTAACTTTTTAGATATTCCAACCGATTGCCCACAACGAGATGAGCGTTTAGGTTGGACTGGTGACGCTCAAGTTTTTGCCGCACCTTCAATGTACATGGCTGATGTGTATGGCTTTTGGGCCGCATGGATGCAATCGGTCAGAGAAGCGCAAAACCCAGACGGCGGTGTACCAAACTTTGTACCAAATAAAGGCCATGGTTTTGGTAAATTAGCTTCTGCTGGCTGGGGAGATGTTGCCGTAATCATCCCTTGGGAGCTTTATTTATTAAATGGCGATAAACAATTTTTACGAGACAACTATGACATGATCAAAGGCTGGCTCGATTTTCACAACTCTAGGTCAGAAAACTATATTTCGAGCCTACGTGGTTTTAAAGATTGGTTACAACCCTACGCCAAAAAAGGTCAAACGCCACAGTATTTAATATCCACGGCTTATTATGCACGCTCATTAGATTACGCCGTAAAAATCGCCAAAGTACTCGGTTATGAAAATGACGCTTCAGCCTATACCCAGACATTAAATAAAGTAAAACAGGCCTTTCGCAATAAGTTTTACGATGAAAATACCAAGGTAAAAAGTGCCTCAACACAAACCAGTTATCTGTTACCACTGGCATTTGAGTTATTTGAGGGTCAAGACCGGATTAATGCACAGCAACATTTAGTAAAAACCATTAAAGCCAGCGATAAACATTTAGGTACAGGCTTTTTAGGCACGCCTTTATTGGCCCCGGTACTACAAAAAATCGGCCGAAGCGATTTGATGTTTGATGTATTGTTTAAAGAAACCTATCCCTCATGGTTTTATTCTATCAATAATGGCGCCACCACCACGTGGGAGCGATGGAATTCATACTCACTTGCAGAAGGTTTTAGTAAAGAGTCCATGAACTCGCTTAACCATTACGCCTATGGCGCTGTAGCTAAATGGTTTTATGAAGGCATTTTAGGCATTCAACCCGCCAGTGCAGGTTTTAAAGAGATTAATATTGCACCGCAATTTAATCATCGGTTAAAACATGCATCGGGCAGTTACAAAACACCTCAAGGTGAAGTAAAAGTGAGCTGGAAAATCGAGCAAGATCAACTTGATATGCAAGTCAGCATTCCAAAAAACAGCCGCGGTAATTTTAAGTTACCACAGGTGACTGACTTAACAATTAATGGCGTAAAATTAACTGAATCGAATCAGCACATTTTAGCTCAGCAACCACCCGGTGTTTACCAAATTAACGGCATCATTTTGCCTGCTAAATCAAACTAAAACATAAAGAGTAACCTTATGAGTATCCAAAGTTTATTTAACAAAATGCCCTGTTATATTAATGGCCTGCTGCTGTTAATATTGACCTCAGTCGCCGGCTGCAGCCTAAACGATAACGACAGTAACCGGATTGCCCAACCACAATCATTAAAAATTAACGAAGGCTTTAGCAATCCGCTTGGATTTTACGATGCAAAGCCCAATTTTTCATGGCAATTGCCAGCAAGTAGCAGCGTAAAAGCACAAAGCCGCTACCAAATAAAAGTGGTATCAAAACCTGAACTGTTAAGCCAATCAGCCGATTTGTGGGACTCTGGGGTGGTACAGAGCGAACAAACAACTTTTATTGAATATCAGGGTAAAGCACTGGACTCAAGACAAAAAGTGTATTGGCAGGTTCGATTTTGGGATCAAAACCAACAGGTATCAAACTGGAGCGAACCGGCTCAGTTTGAGCTTGGTTTATTAAACAATCATGATTGGTCAGCAAAATGGATTGAAATTGATAGCAAAAAACCGATTCAATTAAATCAATATAAAACGCCTATTCATATACCACAGCATTTACGAACTGAGTTTAACGCCAATAAAACCATAAAAAGTGCGCGTTTATATATTACGGCCAAAGGCGTATTTGAAGCTTTTATTAATGGCAAACGAATTGGAAACGATATATTAACGCCGGGCTACACGCCCTATAAAAAACGAATTGAAACCCTCACCTATGATGTGACCCCGCAAATTACCCAAGGGCTTAACGCAATAGGAATTCAACTGGCGGAAGGTTGGTATGCCGGCCGATTTGGGCCTAAACGCCATTGGCATAAAAAATTAAAGCTAACGCCAAAAGTACTGGCTCAATTAGAAATTGAATATGCCGATGGCAGTCAACAACAAATTGTAACGGATCAAAACTGGCAAGCCACTCAAAATGGCCCTGTGCGCACCTCGGGTTTATATGATGGCGAACGTTATAATGCTAACGTTGAATTACCAGGCTGGGCGCAAACAGGGTTTGATAGCTCTGATTGGTCTGGGGTAAAAACATCAAACATTGAAGCGGATGTGTTACTGCAACCCAAACGCCATTTTACCTCTAAAAATAAACAACTATTACCTGCCCTTTCGGTTAATAAAGTTAATCGTAAAACCATCTTTGATTTAGGCCAGAATATGGTTGGCGTACCTAAAATAAAAGTGCCAATGAAACAAGGCCAAACCCTTAAATTGCGCTTTGCCGAAGGGGTAAATCAAGACGGTTCGCTTTATACCAAAAACCTAGGCAGTGCTAAGCAACTGGATTTTTATACCGCCAAACAAGACGGAATAGTTGAATGGCAGCCACAGTTCACCTTTCATGGTTTCCGCTATGTTGAAATCAGTGGTTACGACACTGAATTTAAACCAAAGCTAGATTGGGTAACGGGTGTAGTGCAATATACTGACTTTAAAATGACAGGTAAATTTGAAAGCTCAGATCCACTGTTAAATCAACTGCAATCAAATATTGAATGGGGCTTAAAAGGTAACTTTTTAGATATACCAACCGATTGTCCGCAACGTTCAGAGCGTTTAGGTTGGACAGGTGACGCCTTAGCTTTTGCCAATACGTCTTTGTATATTGCTGACAGCCATGCCTTTTGGTCGGCTTGGATGCAATCTATCCGAGAAGAGCAATTTGAAGATAACAGTATACCTGTGGTTGTTCCAAATGAAGTGGGCGAAATCGCTCAAGCGGGTTGGTCTGATGCAGCAGTCACTATTCCTTGGGATGTTTATTGGCGCACCGGTGATAAAAACATTTTGGCTGAAAACTATGAAATGATGACCCGCTGGATCAAATATCATCAAACTCAGCTCAATAACGGTATTAGTGAAATGTGGACAGTCGGCGACTGGCTACAACCTTATTCACAGCGTGAAGATTCAAGACGAGGCGAAACGGATCATAGCTTAATCTCAACCGCT
The sequence above is a segment of the Catenovulum adriaticum genome. Coding sequences within it:
- a CDS encoding glycosyl hydrolase; protein product: MKNNSNSLTTIFRKKLGISLSVTTLSLLSACNNTGVQQSDPTTETLVESKPVQQANDAFYQAPADILKQNFKSPPEQVKPWVYWYWISDHISKTGIEKDLAAMQKAGINTALIGIVHLNGEQGDVKALTDPWWDHVRFAIKKAAGYNIDIGLFNSPGWSQSGGPWVDLDKSMRYLDNQEFQVAGPQQFSMTLPAPGAKGMSGEYYQDVKIVAFKTPTYEKNRLTPNNSQITISNPATQKALVQQDLTALFDNKTSTSYHLPDAVLKHNGKGPRGGRLQVDFQPSQTFQARSLELYPHKSFRTQVTLSAKNAAGQFEEIRTFEMQRPRDMAAIGPDHDAPIVVTFPAIESSHFRLTFNGFHLGRKKNKDEPIGFKEISLSTAYKLERYQEKKLAKVFPNPMPKFDTYQWPLSTPIDHPQLLVQGSEVVDITEFSKNGELNWQVPKGDWTIVRYFMRPTGTKNSPSSKPAQGPEIDKQSKKIAQYHFDAYIGKFLSSMPAEDRTALKYAVVDSYEKGAQNWTDGFAEKFKQRYGYDPIPYLPVYSGRVVNSVEHSERFLWDIRRLVADNVAYEYTAGLRERANENGLKLWLENYGHWGFPAEFLQYGGQADIVSGEFWASGDLGAIELKAASSAAHIYGQKTVMSESFTSGRDTSFKNHPWNFKKRGDWSFVEGVNHTLLHVYIHQAYDERFPGVNAWFGSEFNRNNTWFDYMGSWLNYIKRANYMMQQGKYVADIMYFIGEDAPKMTGEINPALPAGYSYDFINAEVILERLSFADGYYQLPDGMRFKLLVLPNLETMRPAVLAKIAQLVEQGGAVYGPKPKRSPSLENYPQSDKRVQELANTLWQNIDGKQTTQARYGKGSVFYQQAQDVKGANAETIDLGVILDQLNTPADLSGLPKKVIWSHRSSDTHDIYFIANQSEQVLSINPSFRTTAHQGQPQYFNAVTGDISDIAQFKKANGRIEIPMQLNELESRFIVFEKQPSAQSHTLGKQNIHQVNHDGKAVLLASQFDKQGNRIIEVSKNGAYQIINQDGSEQTVSVADLPEVITLDQPWQLTFQENRDVPSSLTLDKLTSLTELKPVALQHYSGSIQYQTSFNLSPEMLRDNQQLQLDLGEVGVIARVNINGKDLGDLWSRPLTVNINDAVKAGINTLTIDVATTWLNRIIGDLKYPEQFPESNKAKSFKTDITFEGTIKKNAALQRSGLIGPVQLKAIRQVKL
- a CDS encoding alpha-L-rhamnosidase N-terminal domain-containing protein; protein product: MKYIKVFNRLIFSSLFLIFSTQVMAINWQAEWIWTPQKIGKPNSWVALRKEVNVEELSDTATAYISADTKYWLWINGEMVVFEGSYTGGPSPVKASPRVDSFPIASNKYYDEVDISEYLKPGKNTIAALGWYYGANGDKGTHISARIAGFIFQAKVGEQTIISDASWKAKEHNAYQPVEKEKHRRVAAWSVKYDARKDMNDWSDQAWYMPGYDDSAWKPAKSMHRPPRAPFYELYPSEIPILNDYGLANCSNFPDSAFPFVSDGKKIKCKLDFNKNITPYFDIEADAGLNIHIKSNMRLNTIQTDYTTKQGRQQFESLSWMNARIIEYTIPKGVKVHGLKYRWTGVGATPGHFESDDDWYSRIWQMAENTLYICARDNFMDTPDRERGLWIGDVADQASYLFYSMDKPGRDLLKKAIKVTMAFSDSESGIFAGLGPGRFRELPAQSLQFIEQGIWHYYYNTGDLETLEYAYPYVHKYLELWGIKDNGLATFRSGAWKWTDWGPQDTIDYDVIQNALYYSALVSARKMAKALGDDTHIAMYDQRIDSIKAAYQKYYWQDGFYSSKPNKLKDDRANAIAILFGLAKPEQYQQIVDNVLVPNHFASPHFEWMVYNAMAIAGRYDDALARMKTRYAKQVNNPALSTLAEYLPSGGTENHAWNAPATVLSQYIAGIAPTSVAWKTFDIKPNMAHMKQIKQLVPSVQGDIDFEISRSSDDIKISLSSPKGTTAVVGIPKQYFEIDEVTVNQQKVWTKNKSFWSKAKPIDGVKFINADDKYLNFEVTGGQWQIEAKK
- a CDS encoding alpha-L-rhamnosidase; amino-acid sequence: MPFLVISACSFSGIYNNSSGNSQAATAPITLKVGEGFVDPIGYYESIPRFSWQIDPTASYKFQQAFQIQMASSVSKIADADLWDSLKQQSSANAWIKYQGKPLSSSQKVYWRVRIWDEDNQVSNWSKPATIELGLLSNHDWQGKWIRHPETGDTVTFDVSDNKTKEVKTVTNKVYRPQYLRRSFTTHDNTNLEKTEIKPSIKQVRLYITSKGIFNAYVNGQKVSEDVMTPGWTPYKQRIETLTYDVTSLVNLGTNVLAATVAEGWHTGRYLKLRALKVEPSALLAQLEITYSDGTSQIVTTAQNWQVTLNGPIRSAGNCDGETYDANYEMSGWNTVDFNANDWNTVITENIEPHVALAPKRHQAAAIKLTIPAQEIVEVANPKPGVVVFDMGQNMLGVPELSLPGIANQKMTFRFAEALHKNTFYTKNLRTAKATDYYTPAKSGQINYIPTFTFHGYRYVEISGFDQSKTPELSWVKGRVLHSNFIVNANFKSAHAKLNKLSKNVVWGLRGNFLDIPTDCPQRDERLGWTGDAQVFAAPSMYMADVYGFWAAWMQSVREAQNPDGGVPNFVPNKGHGFGKLASAGWGDVAVIIPWELYLLNGDKQFLRDNYDMIKGWLDFHNSRSENYISSLRGFKDWLQPYAKKGQTPQYLISTAYYARSLDYAVKIAKVLGYENDASAYTQTLNKVKQAFRNKFYDENTKVKSASTQTSYLLPLAFELFEGQDRINAQQHLVKTIKASDKHLGTGFLGTPLLAPVLQKIGRSDLMFDVLFKETYPSWFYSINNGATTTWERWNSYSLAEGFSKESMNSLNHYAYGAVAKWFYEGILGIQPASAGFKEINIAPQFNHRLKHASGSYKTPQGEVKVSWKIEQDQLDMQVSIPKNSRGNFKLPQVTDLTINGVKLTESNQHILAQQPPGVYQINGIILPAKSN